Proteins encoded within one genomic window of Panacibacter microcysteis:
- a CDS encoding sugar phosphate isomerase/epimerase family protein: MLNRRELLKLSGAATLASFIPSSFVRAAPTVKGPFRFCLNTSTIMGQKPGLLKSIDIAAKAGYDGLELWINDINDHLAGGHSVQSLNAFIQARKLQVYNLISFTSWMVDDDDQRNAAVAQLEAEMKTAAAIGCKRIAAPPVGVEQGAPLDIQKTAERYKTILELGKKYGVMPLLEFWGASGTLYNFSQALAVAAATDHADAKILPDVYHLFRGGSGFNCLQLVNGNVIDVIHMNDYPGKPAAEQNDSDRVYPGDGIAPVKEVLHSLKKIGGTKVLSLELFNETYWKQDAMLVAKTGLQKMQYLVNEVMAGK; the protein is encoded by the coding sequence ATGCTCAACAGGAGAGAACTGCTCAAATTATCCGGCGCCGCCACACTTGCTTCATTTATTCCGTCATCATTTGTACGTGCCGCGCCAACCGTAAAAGGTCCCTTTCGTTTTTGCCTGAATACAAGTACGATCATGGGGCAAAAGCCTGGTTTACTTAAAAGCATAGATATAGCCGCAAAAGCGGGTTATGATGGTCTCGAACTTTGGATAAATGACATCAATGATCACCTTGCCGGCGGCCATTCTGTGCAGTCATTGAACGCATTTATACAAGCCCGTAAGCTGCAGGTATATAATCTCATCAGTTTTACCTCCTGGATGGTTGATGATGATGACCAGCGAAACGCTGCCGTTGCACAACTTGAAGCGGAAATGAAAACCGCTGCCGCCATCGGTTGTAAAAGAATTGCAGCGCCACCTGTCGGTGTGGAGCAGGGAGCGCCGCTCGATATACAAAAGACTGCAGAACGGTATAAGACGATCCTGGAATTGGGAAAAAAATACGGCGTTATGCCCTTACTGGAGTTCTGGGGCGCATCCGGTACATTGTACAACTTTAGCCAGGCACTGGCTGTTGCCGCGGCAACCGACCACGCTGATGCAAAAATTTTACCGGATGTATACCACCTTTTTCGTGGCGGTTCAGGATTCAATTGTCTGCAACTCGTAAATGGTAACGTGATCGATGTTATTCACATGAACGATTATCCCGGCAAACCTGCTGCAGAACAAAACGACAGCGACCGCGTTTATCCCGGCGATGGTATTGCACCAGTAAAAGAGGTTTTACATTCATTGAAAAAGATTGGTGGCACCAAAGTACTCTCGCTGGAGTTATTCAACGAAACATACTGGAAGCAGGACGCAATGCTGGTGGCAAAAACCGGCCTGCAAAAAATGCAATACCTCGTAAACGAGGTGATGGCCGGCAAATAA
- a CDS encoding DUF481 domain-containing protein, whose product MNKVYLSVLLLLSCTIAHAQFNDSTHYYFKLLSTGVINSTNDAKSYVLKNGFNFNAQKKRFSYNTYFNWIYGELQNELTNNDFTAHGDVDFNKGITKLYYWGLINYDKIYSLNINYRLQAGAGLAYNIIDSPALRINVSDGIVYEKGDLQDATLGRDVYQVPRNSFRLSYKWEIVNRFRIDGVHFYQPSLLSIKDYIIQSSSNLSVKLNQWLSITAALTYNRVSRTNRENLLFTYGLTIEKYF is encoded by the coding sequence ATGAATAAGGTTTATTTATCAGTATTGCTGTTGCTAAGCTGCACGATCGCTCATGCGCAGTTTAATGACAGTACACATTATTATTTCAAATTATTGTCAACCGGTGTTATCAACAGTACCAACGATGCCAAATCGTATGTACTGAAAAACGGGTTCAATTTTAATGCGCAGAAGAAACGGTTTTCTTATAACACATATTTTAACTGGATATACGGCGAATTGCAGAACGAACTTACCAACAACGATTTTACCGCACACGGTGATGTTGATTTCAACAAAGGCATTACAAAGCTGTATTACTGGGGGCTCATCAACTACGACAAAATTTATTCGCTCAATATCAATTACCGTTTACAGGCCGGGGCCGGGCTTGCCTACAATATTATAGACAGCCCTGCATTGCGCATTAATGTTAGCGATGGGATTGTTTATGAAAAAGGCGACCTGCAGGATGCGACACTGGGAAGAGATGTTTACCAGGTGCCGCGTAACTCTTTCCGCTTGTCTTACAAATGGGAGATTGTTAACCGGTTTCGTATAGATGGTGTGCATTTCTACCAGCCTTCCCTGCTGTCAATAAAAGACTACATCATCCAGTCTTCCAGCAATCTTTCTGTAAAGCTTAACCAATGGCTTAGTATAACTGCTGCGCTCACCTATAACAGGGTAAGCAGGACAAACAGGGAAAACCTGCTGTTTACGTATGGACTTACCATAGAAAAGTATTTTTAG
- a CDS encoding aminotransferase class III-fold pyridoxal phosphate-dependent enzyme — MNFAIATIQQLVKEHYGLDVEAKALTGEYEFNFLLTTTGGIKYIFKVAGDENSYDFFDAQVKIVAHLADTGVAEKLFTYIPNKQGGYITIYHTGNKYYYLRLLTYLEGEFWCNIPHHPDARYTDLGNFLGNMDRALQHFAHPAMHRYYVWDISNAADANRKLHCIKDHERRRMAGYFLLQFETEVLPLISTLRHAYVHHDANDTNILVHDNQVSGLIDFSDMVYTALINNLAVACTYAVMNHTDPLYAASLVVQGYHTAYPLTEQEVDILYYLIAARLCISVTQSAWNASIQTNNEHHFISEKPAWDLLYKLIRINPLKAQHSFRKACGFQPLINNEDYSSLLAERAAHVGRNLSISYRQKLKIVRGALQYLYDDKGNTYVDCVNNPSHAGHCHPVVVKRMQKQIATLNTNTRYLHDHIVDYAKKLTAKLPPSLSVCYFTNSGSEANDLAIRMARHFTGQKDIIVLDHAYHGTSTVAMEMSPYKFDSKGGFGKMPWIHKAQNPDTYRGPYKYADADAGKKYAADVQRITGELKQANKAPAAFICETLLGVGGQIPLPANYLPEVYKHIRNAGGVCIADEVQVGFGRIGDHFWGFELQDVIPDIVVMGKPIGNGHPLAAVVVTNEIADAFNNGLEYFNTFGGNPVSMAAGIAVLDVIESEQMQQHAKDTGEYLMNGLRQLMQQYTIIGDVRGHGLFIGAELVKDRTTLEPAIPEIDKVVEYVKSKGYLLSTDGPLHNVLKIKPPMPFNNNNADELLQYLGEAFSLL; from the coding sequence ATGAATTTTGCCATTGCCACCATTCAGCAACTTGTAAAAGAGCACTACGGCCTTGATGTCGAAGCCAAAGCCTTAACCGGCGAATATGAATTCAATTTCCTGCTTACCACAACAGGTGGTATCAAATACATTTTTAAAGTTGCGGGCGACGAAAACAGCTACGACTTTTTTGATGCGCAGGTAAAAATCGTTGCACACCTGGCAGATACCGGTGTTGCCGAAAAGCTTTTTACCTATATACCCAATAAACAAGGTGGGTACATTACTATTTACCATACAGGCAATAAATATTATTACCTGCGTTTGTTAACCTATCTCGAAGGCGAATTCTGGTGCAATATCCCTCATCATCCCGATGCACGCTATACAGATCTGGGTAATTTTCTCGGCAACATGGATAGAGCATTACAGCACTTTGCTCATCCCGCAATGCACCGGTATTATGTATGGGATATCAGCAACGCAGCCGATGCCAACCGAAAATTGCACTGCATTAAAGATCATGAGCGCAGGCGCATGGCGGGTTACTTTCTGCTGCAGTTCGAAACAGAAGTATTGCCGCTCATCTCCACCCTCAGGCATGCATACGTACACCACGATGCCAATGATACCAATATTCTCGTGCATGACAACCAGGTATCCGGTTTAATAGATTTCAGCGACATGGTATATACAGCGCTTATCAATAACCTCGCGGTAGCCTGTACCTATGCGGTTATGAACCATACAGATCCTTTATATGCAGCATCGCTTGTTGTACAAGGCTACCACACGGCTTACCCGCTTACCGAACAGGAAGTTGATATCTTATATTACCTCATTGCCGCGAGGCTTTGTATCAGCGTTACGCAAAGCGCCTGGAATGCTTCTATTCAAACAAACAATGAACACCATTTTATTTCAGAAAAACCGGCATGGGATCTTTTGTATAAGCTCATTCGTATCAACCCGCTGAAAGCTCAGCACAGCTTCAGAAAAGCCTGCGGTTTTCAACCGCTTATCAATAACGAAGACTACAGCAGCCTGCTTGCAGAAAGAGCAGCACATGTGGGCCGCAACCTCAGCATCAGCTATCGTCAAAAGCTAAAAATTGTGCGTGGCGCTTTACAGTACCTGTACGACGATAAAGGCAACACTTATGTAGATTGTGTAAACAATCCATCTCATGCAGGCCATTGCCACCCGGTGGTTGTTAAACGCATGCAAAAGCAAATAGCTACGCTCAATACCAATACACGCTACCTGCATGATCATATAGTCGATTACGCCAAAAAGCTTACAGCCAAATTACCGCCATCCTTATCTGTCTGCTATTTTACCAACAGCGGTAGCGAAGCCAACGACCTTGCCATCCGCATGGCGCGCCACTTCACCGGGCAAAAAGATATCATTGTGCTTGACCATGCTTACCACGGCACGTCTACAGTGGCCATGGAAATGAGCCCTTATAAATTCGACAGCAAAGGTGGCTTTGGCAAAATGCCCTGGATACACAAAGCCCAAAACCCCGACACTTACCGTGGCCCATACAAATATGCGGATGCTGACGCAGGTAAAAAATACGCAGCCGATGTGCAGCGCATCACCGGCGAATTAAAGCAGGCTAACAAGGCACCGGCCGCATTTATCTGCGAAACACTGCTGGGCGTGGGCGGACAAATTCCCCTGCCGGCAAACTACTTACCTGAAGTGTATAAGCACATACGCAATGCCGGCGGCGTCTGCATTGCAGACGAGGTGCAGGTTGGCTTTGGCCGTATTGGTGATCATTTCTGGGGCTTTGAACTGCAGGATGTAATACCCGATATTGTGGTAATGGGCAAACCCATTGGTAACGGTCACCCGCTGGCCGCAGTAGTGGTAACCAACGAAATAGCAGACGCTTTCAACAATGGCCTCGAATATTTCAACACGTTTGGCGGCAACCCGGTTTCAATGGCTGCAGGTATTGCAGTGCTGGATGTTATTGAAAGCGAGCAAATGCAGCAACACGCAAAAGATACCGGCGAATACCTCATGAACGGGCTGCGGCAACTGATGCAGCAATACACCATCATCGGCGATGTGCGGGGCCACGGTCTTTTTATTGGGGCCGAGCTGGTAAAAGACCGCACCACGCTGGAGCCCGCCATTCCGGAAATTGACAAAGTAGTGGAATATGTAAAATCGAAAGGCTATCTGTTAAGTACAGATGGACCACTGCACAATGTGTTAAAAATAAAACCGCCCATGCCTTTTAATAACAATAATGCCGATGAACTGCTGCAATACCTCGGTGAGGCTTTTTCGCTGTTATAA
- a CDS encoding response regulator: MRKKILICEDDPDIIELLNLVFIKDYDLKAVRSINDIHSLVTRTEPDLIIMDLWIPLIGGEAAIQQLKEHEETKDIPVVIISASDKIENVYRKTNATAYIPKPFSVSHCRTVVNEILAAKYQENK; this comes from the coding sequence ATGAGAAAGAAAATCCTGATCTGTGAAGATGATCCTGATATAATAGAATTACTGAATTTGGTTTTTATTAAAGACTACGATCTCAAAGCGGTGAGGAGTATCAATGACATTCATTCGCTTGTAACACGCACGGAGCCTGATCTTATTATAATGGATCTCTGGATCCCGCTGATAGGTGGTGAAGCAGCAATTCAACAACTGAAAGAACATGAGGAGACGAAAGATATTCCTGTTGTGATTATTTCTGCCAGCGATAAAATTGAAAACGTATACAGGAAAACAAATGCTACAGCATACATACCTAAGCCATTTTCTGTATCTCATTGCCGTACGGTAGTGAACGAAATACTTGCGGCAAAATATCAGGAAAATAAATAA
- a CDS encoding chemotaxis protein CheB, whose protein sequence is MSLSPDYVVAIGASAGGLIPLQELIESLPADIGNVAIVIAQHLSPEYKSMLPEIISRKTAFPTTTIINDEKLELNHIYVTPPNCDAIFKDNSLQIVETTIGGPRPNIDRLFTSLAKTYGSKAIGIILSGTGHDGSNGIKKIKEAGGLTICQDPSNAKYTGMPQAAMNTGMVDVILPAAEIGAKLVELIHEEKPVILKKAEKKSPEGSESDNDITQLLYLLEEKVGTNFNNYKSSTIIRRIEKRLKELSLSSIKQYLSYINEHDAELDLFYNYLLIGVTSFFRDIEAFDELKNILKDYIAKLPSKSSFRVWVPGCATGEESVSLAIIINELFGELTRYDIKLQIFATDIDNNALKFARRGAYEKHKVEALPKEIIKKYFIEEKDKYETTLELKNSILYTRHDLTSNPPFLRLDLISCRNLFIYFNQSLQNQLFPIFQYSLNNNGILFLGKSESIGNFKASFNTISPKYRIFSRKETESGKTMRIPSRKSVTGEKVSSSTHGITKISFSIQDMVKETIFTTFDKPYIIIDEHADIIEISGDVNKYISIKSGNANINLLRLIKEELHLELRSLLSNAVNNKKNVSGRLRRLKQDASQQLMRIQIKPLYLSKPKMPFFMVIFDSIDIEEPFLNVTEAQGSLLSDTKRIEELEYELEGNRQHMNTLIEELETTNEELQALNEELQSSNEEMQASNEELETSNEELHATNEELENAYVDLRTLTSRLARQKQMLEQVAMASPDLIAVLRGDDFVFEYINPSLQQLFPRKNFNGTTLENLLPKMLSDESFDTLQEIKKTKSTYRKKEVPLVFDYNNDGYNETRYFNITCAPLVAEDSNDTDIIVYAVDITDAIIVRNKAQENADFFSTLAESMPQKVWIAENSGYITYINKTFRNYFNIGLFEKNQMTINMFLDEPDAVMFDEMWHKNLKDKTPFKMQVQFKVDDHTQHWHLCDCRPLNGPDGKINSWICTATDIHEEKTIEKKKDEFMSIASHELKTPLTTIMGYLQLLDEVLMQDDCETAKVYVKRANKGLNRISVLVGDLLDVTRMETGKLTFYKEKVSFDKLVSEAIEDFKPLASSHELVVELQQTNQYVHVDSLRIQQVIFNLLSNAVKYSPEADKIIVKTYHAGNALFFEVEDFGPGVSGAFAEKIFEKFFRANEGQDFNSGLGIGLYISKEIITRHGGDIFLQSKEKEGSKFIFQLPVAK, encoded by the coding sequence ATGAGTTTAAGTCCTGATTATGTTGTTGCTATCGGAGCCTCTGCCGGCGGCCTGATACCACTACAAGAGCTGATCGAATCACTTCCTGCCGATATTGGTAATGTGGCCATTGTTATTGCGCAACATCTTAGCCCCGAATACAAAAGTATGCTTCCTGAAATCATTAGCAGGAAGACAGCATTTCCTACAACTACTATAATTAACGATGAGAAACTTGAGCTGAATCATATATATGTAACACCACCCAATTGTGATGCCATTTTTAAAGACAACAGTTTACAGATTGTTGAGACAACTATTGGCGGTCCGAGGCCAAATATTGACCGGCTTTTTACCAGTCTTGCCAAAACATATGGCAGTAAGGCCATCGGTATTATTTTATCTGGTACAGGCCATGACGGCAGCAATGGTATAAAAAAAATAAAGGAAGCAGGTGGTTTAACAATTTGCCAGGACCCTTCCAATGCAAAATACACCGGTATGCCGCAGGCAGCCATGAATACGGGCATGGTAGATGTAATTTTACCGGCAGCAGAAATAGGTGCTAAACTTGTGGAGCTGATACACGAGGAAAAACCAGTGATATTAAAGAAGGCGGAGAAGAAATCACCTGAGGGATCTGAGTCTGACAACGACATTACACAACTGCTGTATTTACTGGAAGAGAAGGTAGGCACCAACTTTAACAACTATAAGTCTTCAACAATCATCAGGCGCATTGAGAAAAGGCTGAAAGAACTGTCGCTGTCGAGCATTAAACAATACCTCAGTTACATCAACGAACACGATGCAGAACTGGACTTGTTTTATAACTACCTGCTGATTGGCGTAACCTCATTCTTCCGGGATATAGAAGCATTTGATGAACTGAAAAATATTCTGAAGGACTACATTGCCAAACTGCCCAGCAAAAGCAGTTTTAGGGTATGGGTGCCGGGATGCGCAACAGGTGAGGAAAGTGTAAGTCTTGCAATTATCATTAACGAACTGTTTGGCGAACTGACGCGATACGACATCAAACTACAGATTTTTGCCACAGACATCGACAATAATGCTTTAAAGTTTGCAAGGCGTGGCGCTTATGAGAAACATAAAGTAGAGGCATTGCCGAAGGAAATCATCAAAAAATATTTTATTGAAGAAAAGGATAAATATGAAACCACACTGGAATTAAAGAACAGTATATTATATACACGGCATGATCTTACCAGCAACCCGCCTTTCCTGAGATTAGACCTCATTAGTTGCCGCAACCTTTTCATTTATTTTAACCAGTCTTTGCAGAACCAGTTGTTCCCGATCTTCCAGTATTCGCTGAACAATAATGGCATTTTGTTTTTAGGTAAGTCTGAATCGATCGGCAACTTCAAAGCTTCTTTCAACACGATTAGTCCCAAGTACAGGATATTCTCGAGGAAAGAAACCGAGAGCGGCAAAACAATGCGTATACCTTCGAGAAAATCTGTAACCGGTGAGAAAGTTTCATCGTCTACGCATGGCATAACCAAGATATCTTTTTCTATACAGGACATGGTGAAGGAAACCATCTTTACCACTTTTGACAAACCGTATATTATTATTGATGAACATGCGGATATCATTGAAATATCCGGCGATGTAAATAAATATATTTCCATTAAATCCGGCAATGCCAATATTAACCTGCTGCGCCTGATAAAAGAAGAATTGCACCTGGAGTTACGGTCGTTGTTATCCAATGCAGTAAACAATAAAAAGAATGTTTCAGGCAGGCTTAGAAGGCTTAAACAGGATGCGTCTCAGCAACTGATGCGGATACAGATAAAACCGCTTTATCTCTCCAAACCAAAAATGCCTTTCTTCATGGTCATTTTTGATTCGATTGATATTGAAGAACCCTTTTTGAATGTAACCGAAGCCCAGGGTTCGCTTTTATCTGATACCAAGCGGATCGAAGAACTGGAATATGAGCTGGAAGGTAACCGGCAGCACATGAATACGCTGATTGAAGAACTGGAGACCACGAATGAAGAATTGCAGGCACTCAACGAAGAACTGCAATCATCCAATGAAGAAATGCAGGCTTCCAATGAAGAGCTCGAAACATCGAACGAAGAGTTGCATGCCACAAACGAGGAACTGGAAAACGCTTATGTAGACCTGCGTACCCTTACATCGAGACTGGCAAGACAAAAGCAGATGCTGGAACAGGTGGCGATGGCTTCGCCGGATTTGATTGCCGTTCTAAGAGGAGACGATTTTGTATTTGAATATATCAATCCATCATTGCAGCAACTGTTTCCACGTAAAAATTTTAATGGTACTACGCTTGAAAACCTGCTGCCGAAAATGTTGAGCGATGAATCCTTTGATACATTGCAGGAAATAAAGAAAACAAAATCTACCTATCGTAAAAAAGAAGTGCCGCTGGTTTTTGACTATAACAACGATGGTTATAATGAGACCAGGTATTTTAATATTACCTGTGCGCCCCTTGTTGCCGAGGATAGTAACGATACTGATATAATTGTGTATGCTGTAGACATTACAGACGCCATCATTGTGAGGAATAAAGCGCAGGAAAACGCAGACTTCTTTAGCACGCTGGCAGAATCGATGCCGCAAAAGGTATGGATAGCAGAAAACAGCGGCTATATAACTTACATCAACAAAACTTTCCGGAATTACTTTAACATTGGTTTGTTTGAGAAAAACCAGATGACGATTAACATGTTCCTGGATGAACCGGATGCTGTGATGTTTGACGAGATGTGGCACAAAAACCTGAAAGACAAAACACCTTTCAAGATGCAGGTTCAGTTTAAAGTGGATGACCACACCCAACACTGGCACCTGTGTGACTGCAGGCCGCTTAACGGCCCCGATGGAAAGATCAATAGCTGGATATGCACGGCAACCGATATTCATGAAGAAAAAACGATTGAGAAGAAAAAAGATGAATTCATGAGCATTGCAAGCCATGAATTGAAAACCCCGCTTACAACGATCATGGGTTACCTGCAGCTACTGGATGAAGTGCTAATGCAGGATGATTGTGAGACTGCCAAGGTCTATGTAAAGCGTGCCAATAAAGGCCTGAACCGCATTTCTGTTTTGGTGGGCGACCTGCTGGACGTAACAAGGATGGAAACAGGTAAGCTTACCTTCTATAAAGAGAAAGTTAGCTTTGACAAGCTGGTATCTGAAGCCATTGAAGACTTTAAACCACTCGCCAGCAGCCACGAACTGGTGGTGGAGTTACAGCAAACAAACCAGTATGTACATGTTGATAGCCTGCGCATACAACAGGTAATATTTAACCTGCTTAGTAATGCTGTAAAATATTCGCCGGAGGCTGACAAGATCATCGTTAAAACATACCACGCAGGCAATGCACTTTTTTTTGAAGTAGAAGATTTTGGACCAGGTGTTTCAGGTGCTTTTGCCGAGAAAATATTCGAGAAGTTTTTCCGTGCCAACGAGGGACAGGACTTTAATTCTGGCCTGGGAATTGGTTTATACATCTCCAAAGAAATCATCACAAGACATGGTGGTGATATTTTTTTACAATCTAAAGAAAAAGAAGGAAGCAAATTTATATTCCAATTACCAGTGGCAAAATGA
- a CDS encoding endonuclease, which produces MEGPSLVILREEVRQFKGKKILEATGYAKLDYDQLVNKTVKDFKTWGKHFLVVLPKCTLRIHFLLFGTYYINERKNTNPKLSLIFSSGALHCYVCSAKIINEPLNKVYDWELDLLSPKWNFSKVKKLVLEHREALICDVILDPEIFAGAGNIIKNEALYRAGIHPESITAKIPAKKLTALIKAVHSYTKDFLKWKKQNVLSKNWKVYSRKKCATCGGNVVKKYNGKLKRRSFICSNCQHLYE; this is translated from the coding sequence ATGGAAGGTCCTTCACTTGTTATACTCAGAGAAGAGGTTCGCCAGTTTAAGGGAAAGAAAATTCTTGAAGCAACCGGTTATGCAAAACTTGACTATGACCAGCTTGTAAATAAAACGGTTAAAGACTTCAAAACCTGGGGTAAACATTTCCTGGTTGTTTTGCCAAAATGTACACTCCGCATACATTTTTTATTATTCGGCACGTATTACATCAACGAAAGAAAAAATACCAACCCAAAACTGTCGTTGATTTTTTCTAGCGGTGCATTGCATTGTTATGTTTGCTCCGCAAAAATTATCAATGAGCCGCTCAATAAAGTATATGACTGGGAGCTTGATTTGCTTAGCCCAAAATGGAATTTCTCAAAAGTAAAAAAACTGGTGCTGGAGCACCGGGAAGCACTTATCTGCGATGTAATACTTGATCCCGAAATATTCGCCGGCGCAGGCAACATCATCAAAAACGAGGCTTTGTACCGTGCAGGCATACATCCTGAAAGCATCACCGCAAAAATTCCTGCTAAAAAACTCACAGCGCTTATAAAAGCTGTACACAGCTACACCAAAGATTTTTTAAAGTGGAAAAAGCAAAATGTGCTCAGCAAAAACTGGAAAGTATACAGCCGGAAGAAGTGCGCTACCTGTGGTGGTAACGTTGTAAAAAAATATAATGGTAAATTAAAACGCAGGAGCTTTATCTGCAGCAATTGCCAGCACCTGTATGAATAA
- the dnaK gene encoding molecular chaperone DnaK produces the protein MGKIIGIDLGTTNSCVAVMEGNEPVVIANDEGRRTTPSVVAFLKNGERKVGDPAKRQAITNPHNTIMSVKRFMGRKYDEVTEEISHWSYKVAKGDNNTVRVDIDGRLYTPQEISAMILQKMKKTAEDYLGQEVNEAVITVPAYFNDAQRQATKEAGEIAGLNVRRIVNEPTAAALAYGLDKKHADQKIAVFDLGGGTFDISVLELGDGVFEVKSTNGDTHLGGDDFDKVIMDWLAEEFKKDENIDLRKDPMALQRLKEAAEKAKVELSSSSETEINLPYITAVDGVPKHLVKKLSRAKFEQLADNLFARCLKPCEAALKDAGYSISQIDEVILVGGSTRIPKVQEIVEKFFGKKPNRGVNPDEVVAVGAAIQGAVLTGEVKDVLLLDVTPLSLGIETMGGVMTTMIASNTTIPSKKTEIFSTASDNQPGVQIHVLQGERPMASQNKSLGVFNLDNIPPAPRGVPQIEVTFDIDANGMLHVSAKDKGTGKEQKIKIEAGSGLSKEEVEKMKAEARAHEAEDKAAREKVDKLNQADSLIFQTEKQFKEFGDKIPADKKAPIEAALTKLKDAHKAQDVTAVDAAMAEMNTAWTAASEEIYKAQQAAGGAQPGPDAGAGGGNTGANNETVTDAEFEEVK, from the coding sequence ATGGGTAAAATAATAGGAATTGACCTTGGTACTACAAACAGTTGCGTTGCTGTAATGGAAGGTAATGAACCTGTGGTAATTGCCAATGATGAAGGGCGCAGAACGACGCCTTCGGTAGTTGCGTTTCTTAAAAACGGGGAGCGCAAAGTGGGTGATCCTGCAAAACGCCAGGCAATCACTAACCCACACAATACCATCATGTCTGTAAAGCGCTTTATGGGCCGCAAATATGATGAAGTGACAGAAGAGATCAGCCACTGGAGCTATAAAGTTGCCAAAGGCGACAATAATACAGTGCGTGTAGATATAGACGGCCGTTTATATACACCGCAGGAAATTTCTGCCATGATCCTTCAGAAAATGAAGAAAACAGCGGAAGATTATCTTGGCCAGGAAGTAAATGAAGCAGTCATTACGGTGCCAGCATATTTTAACGATGCGCAGCGCCAGGCAACCAAAGAAGCCGGTGAAATTGCGGGTTTAAATGTTCGCAGGATCGTGAACGAACCAACAGCGGCAGCGCTGGCTTATGGGTTGGATAAAAAACATGCAGACCAGAAAATCGCAGTGTTTGACCTTGGTGGTGGTACATTCGATATATCTGTACTAGAGCTCGGCGATGGTGTTTTTGAAGTGAAATCTACCAATGGTGATACCCACCTGGGTGGTGACGACTTTGATAAAGTGATCATGGACTGGCTGGCAGAGGAATTTAAAAAAGACGAAAACATTGACCTGCGTAAAGACCCGATGGCTTTACAGCGTTTGAAAGAAGCTGCTGAAAAAGCAAAGGTTGAATTAAGTTCTTCTTCAGAAACAGAAATCAACCTTCCTTACATCACTGCTGTAGATGGTGTGCCTAAACACCTGGTAAAAAAACTGAGCCGCGCTAAATTTGAGCAGCTTGCAGATAACCTTTTCGCAAGATGTCTGAAGCCTTGTGAAGCAGCATTGAAAGATGCCGGTTATTCTATCTCGCAAATAGATGAAGTGATCCTGGTAGGTGGTTCTACACGTATACCAAAAGTTCAGGAAATTGTAGAAAAATTCTTTGGCAAGAAACCCAACCGTGGTGTAAACCCGGATGAAGTGGTAGCAGTTGGTGCAGCCATACAGGGTGCGGTACTTACCGGTGAAGTAAAAGATGTGTTGCTGCTCGACGTAACACCACTGTCGCTCGGTATAGAAACAATGGGCGGTGTAATGACAACTATGATCGCATCCAACACAACCATTCCTTCAAAGAAAACAGAGATATTCTCTACTGCCAGCGATAACCAGCCCGGTGTACAAATACATGTGCTACAGGGCGAGCGACCAATGGCAAGCCAGAACAAAAGCTTAGGCGTGTTCAATCTCGATAATATACCACCGGCTCCGCGTGGTGTACCACAGATTGAAGTAACCTTCGATATAGATGCCAATGGTATGTTGCATGTAAGTGCAAAAGACAAAGGCACAGGCAAAGAGCAGAAGATCAAAATAGAAGCGGGTAGTGGTTTAAGCAAAGAAGAAGTGGAAAAGATGAAAGCAGAAGCCCGGGCACACGAGGCAGAAGACAAAGCTGCACGTGAAAAAGTTGATAAACTTAACCAGGCAGACAGCCTGATCTTCCAAACCGAAAAGCAGTTCAAAGAGTTTGGCGATAAAATTCCAGCTGATAAAAAAGCACCGATCGAAGCTGCACTTACAAAACTGAAAGATGCACACAAAGCACAGGATGTTACAGCAGTAGATGCGGCCATGGCAGAAATGAATACTGCATGGACAGCAGCAAGCGAAGAAATTTATAAAGCCCAGCAGGCAGCGGGTGGTGCACAACCAGGCCCTGATGCAGGTGCCGGCGGCGGAAATACCGGCGCTAACAACGAAACAGTTACCGATGCAGAATTTGAAGAAGTGAAGTAG